TTTTTTTgttacaatttattttattatattattattttggagtttttttaattacaactttttattattatattattattttggagtttttttaattacaactttttattattatattatttctggattttttaattataattttttattattatatagtttttgtGGTTTTTACGTCAGCGgtggttttttttttctaatttttttttttttagttttaggttGGTACCAAGTTATCAAGTAATTTATCATAATAGCtatatttatggtaatttttattttttcaagaaatatattttttttattttaggactcttaatttccttccatatattttaggactcttaatttttctatatgtttcgggtttcatatttatatattttaggactcttaatttcattctatatatttatttaataaaataaaaaataaaggaaaaagattaaatgattttatctattgtaaagtcTTCTAAGGGagaatgttttttaaaaaaaagttattattttttttttggtttcacataggagtgttttttttaattacattttaatatatatatatatatatatatatatatatatatatatatatatatattaaggaaaaatattaaatgattttatctattgtaaagtcTTCTAAGGGggaatgttttttttaaaaaaaaaatattttttttttttgatttcacGTAGGGGTgtttttttaaattacattttaaaaaatattattactatttttatggtttcatgTTGGAGAAGGATAGAAGTGTAAAATATTATGCATTCTtacctaaattaaataaagacttaaattactttcaagttttcttttttatataaaaagttcaaaacctaaaaaaaattaaaagtcttcaaaattttacctaaaatatattttctaatatttgagCACACAGAGATAATCATTAACAATGAGAGTATTTGTCCTttcctaattattttatttaagaaattcttttctaattttgcacttaaacattaattaattctttttacacttttatatataactaaaaaaattagtgaaaagaggACCATTAAATGGCGAATGAATTTGAGTCTAATCACATGTGgaccaataaaaataatgtcatgtatttaatttaaataaaattatatctcaCATCAGAATTTGTTAAAAGGAGAAGacatttttggacttaaatttaatgttaagggcaTTTTTTTATCTAAATACGTGgatgaaggggtatttttgaaccaatagaggaagaaggacatttttgagctatttctaatacattaagggtatttttgtatcattttcaatagttgaaaggtatattagacccttttcagaaaaaaaaaaaataagcatataaaacacatgataattaattttttttaaaaaaaaaactggtctcattaatagaatatatataattgaaaaaggtaaaaaaatacaTCCCCCACCCCATTCCCTTCCTTCTTCAAACCCCCCCACCCCATTGTTTTATCTCTGCGAATCCTTCCCCACTCTTTTTCTACTCCAACCCCCTCCCCTTCCTTTTCTAGCCCCCATTCAATCTCACTCCCTATGCACCTTTGTTTTCattgtccttttaatttttttaattttttttttgataaattaaagagatcaaaataattgaaaattagtaaaattatcaACATTAAGATTGCATCAACATTAACATTAAAATTAGAGTTAAGATTTAtgtctaaaagaaaaaaaagcaacatattttaggattattttagactaaaatgttgaaaaagaaattttatgttttgagtGGCTTTGGTAGTTCCATTCAGTTTAACTCTTTGTCTCGATGGCTATGTAATTGTgtgtgattatttttttaaaattattgtttaCATGACTCTGACGTGACAATGATATGGCGTTGACATGACAATAATACGGCGAGAGTATAATGTATTCTTTATTGTGAGAATGATATTTttactttaaagttgttaaggaGGATAAAATAAATGCCCGTCAAATTACAGTCTAAAGTAAATTTAGCTAATAAGTTTATGAGtgttttatgtcttttctcttcaATAAATGAGATTATATAAACTCATTTCAATATAATTTGTTATATCATTCCTATTAGCAGATTTCGTATCACATTTTCATACACTTaactttataaaattttatattattttcataaatcaaaactaaagaACACAAGATgtaaattttcaatcaataacGAAAATAGAGAAGACATGTTTATTTAGGAAAGTAAATTAATACGACTTTTACGAAAAAGACAAGAATTATAAAAACTGTGTATAATGAAGATAATTTTTATCAAACAGATTTTACTCCTCtaaacattttttttaataaaaaaaattataaaaactgCAATTAAAAACACAATTTAGTAATTATAAAAAAGTAAAGTTACAAGTTACAATAAACATATAGGATAATTTTCATCATATTTTAACTGAATGCTAGACTAACAATGTGAATAATAGCTTAGTGAAATTATAATCTTATAAGTTACAATAAACAAATAGGATAATTTTCATCATATTTTAACTGAATGCTAGACTAACAATGTAAATAATAGCTTAGTGAAATTATAATCTTATAAGGGGCAGCTGGGCTTCTGGAGTGATTGTGGCTCCTAGTGTAAGCCCCAAATTTAGACAGAAGCAGCACAGTTGATCCAAGAGACAAAACGTTTTAATAAAAGCATATCTTATTCTTCTGGGAGTTTGTTTGACGAGCATATTTGCAAAAAGAATAGTATGaatatcttttctttttgttgtttgtgtcTTCCTTCAATCTACACAGAGTTCTCCAGTTCCATTTACAGCAACATTACTATATCAGCTCCATCACCGAATGTGCGTCCTTCCTAAAGACCATAGTCCTGTGTCCTTCACTGCTGCCTggaaaacaacaaacaaaaggcATTTAGCTGGTCCTAAATGAATGTTTCTAGCACCGTCAcagtgaaataaaaaatattcacaaGTCACTTGAGGACCACTCTGACATACAGGAGTTTTTACTGAGGGAAATATATTCCAAAAGCGCAGCGTTTCATCTCCTGCTCCAGTTACTATTGTCTGCCAGAGCATGTTAAATTGAAATTTAAGTATGATCCTGTCTCTGATAACGTGATCTCCTTTCTATGATAATGTTTCAGAATAGAACAGAACTTGTAATTCATTTTGCAATACCTGGCCATCAGGTGACATGGCAAGATATAGGACGCGCAGACTATGGCCAGTTAGAGTGGCAACCTATCAACTTGGCGATTTAATCAAAATACCCAACTTTACAATCTAACAAATAAAGAATAACTTAAGTTTACCTTTGACATTGATGGATACTTCCACACCATGATTTGGTTTTGGGAATACCCATGTGTGCTAACTATCTCATTCACATTTCTACTCCAGGCTAGATTGCATACCTGCAAGCATAAATGTTGTCAAATTTCCacaaactagaaaaaaaaagagacattGTAATTTAATTCCCCATGTGCAAACCTGGCTTCCTGTATCGACATGGTTCAACTGATTGCCATTGGTTGTGTTCCAAAAGCGAATGCACCGATCAGCTGTTCCTCCTCCTGAGGCCAAAAGGCCACATTGGTGAGGGGACCAGGTAATGGCCTTGACAGCGGCTGTATGCTCCGTTAGCTTCAAAACTGGTTGCTGAGATCGCTGATTCCACACTAAGAGCTGTGATCAGATCAACATACTTTAGCAAATTTTTCATTGAAGACGAGAGGGGTAAGAGATCACATGTGTGTGAGCTAGATATACCTGATTGTCATTTCCCCCAGATGCAAGCTCTCTATCATCATGAGACCATTTCAACCCACATACCTGACATATTTATTGTCTCTTAAAGATGCTTTTCAAGTTGTGTTCTGCTATGTTGTGAAAAAATTACCTCAGATTTGTGACTGACAAATTTGCTAACAAAATCACTTGGAACACGAACATCATGCTGAAGGATGTTTCTATCTCTGCTACCAGATGATAGGATGCGTGAACTCCATGCAAGGACTCCAGTTCTTGTCTGATGTCCACCAAATATTCTAACTTTCTTGCATTGAGTTCCATCCCAAACCTGAAAGAACGAAAATTCAGCATCTCTGGAGAAAGCTGGACTGGACATCATCAATTTGTGTACAATCCAATCTGTACCTGAACTTGCCCAAGACTTGTACCGATTGATATATACGACCCCTCGCGGGTCCATTGGACTGAGCAGACACTATCAGTGGGCCCTAAGTCACACAATTTTGTTACCTATTGACATGCAGTATTTCAGTTGACTATATATGTCTGGATGATACAAGTAGGTGAAAAAAGCATTTTATATATACTCACTCTACTATTTGAGGCTGTCCATAAATAAACACAAGTTCCTAGGCCAACAGCAAGGACATTCTGAGAGGACCAATCAACTAGGTTCAAGTAGAAGTCATCTTGAAGTGCTGGTGCATCCAGAACCTGCAAGAACAATTAAACCTTGTGAGTTGATACAAAGATTTAGCCCAACGCATCAGCTCACATATCAAATTAAACGTACCTTGTGAGGTGTCTTGGGCACTTTCCTAGGGGGTTTAGGAGGGGTAGAAACCTCGATAGAGAGAAAATTGTCTGTGTGCCCCAAAACAGAAGGGGGAAAAGGAGAATTAGGCCCTGAATTTTCCGTCTTGAACCTCAGCATATTCTTACTAGGACTCATGGGAGAGCTGGCTCCTTTTGTTCCTGCAGGAGAAGAGAAACAATCAAAATCAGACCCAAAAAGCTCAGATTTCAACAACCTTGAGTATGCATCGTTGGTTCCCTCCTTCACCGGAGACGCCTTCTCCACCAGCCCAAATGTGTGTAACCTCGAAGAAGATCTACACGGAATGAATCTGTCACTACAACTTGTAGATTTAGATGACGGTGATGATGACAGATTCGATATAGTTCGAGGAGACCTGTTCGACATTGGGGATGATGCCAAATTGGTTGTTGTTCGCTTTGTGCTGGGAGGAGAAGAAAACGTGTCAAGTCGAAGAGAGGTTTCCGACATGGTAGATGGAAGGTTAATTCCACTCTTTCTTCTTTGTGTTATCGATTCCATGATTgctctcttcttttttctttttttttttgcttgagcTTCAACTGGAGGAAGAGGAAGACTGTATATTATCCCCCAAGTACAGAACAAACGCCTCTGTTGAAAAGCAGAGAAAGGGTTTTGTGGTGGGAGAATGAAAGCAAGCTATTAGTAGGtaatggattttgatgaaatattagGAGCGCTCTTTAAGTCTTAACGGTTACTTTGTGTTGGCCaagctttaattttatgttttctcACTGTTGCTCTTACCAACTCTACTAGccgttatttctttcttttcaacaCCTCAAATATAGATTACAATTGAAATGGTTTTGCGGAtccaaatttataaaatatagtaTCTCTTTTTTAAATAGACGAAAAATTTAGGAGGGTTCTATTACctttgaactaattaaaatcgtatttttgacaacctaatgcctacgtggcacatacgcgTGCGTACATGGACCTTCAGTATGTTGATTCATTGATATGCCACGTAgacactaaggttgccaaaaatacagTTTTAATTGGTCCAGGGGTAATAGGAGACCCTCCTAAAGTTTCGGTGTGGATCAACAATTTCGTTTATAGTTCAGGGTGAAAACAGAGTATTTTTCCTTCTTATTTAATGGAATAGTAAGTAATATTTGTATTTAGATCAggaaaaataatatagatgtcTAACTTTATCCGAAATAATGACATGgtctttcatttttatcaatctGCACAATCGTAATACTTTACATCTTTTAAAGTAAGTCATTCATATGTGCAtagttgaattaaaaaaaaaatcaacatggATTGTGGAGTAGTGATGAGACTACTCCACCCTTAACGACATTTCAAATATCAATACTACCAAAATTACTTTATGTCGTGAAGATTTTCTTGATTGTACTTAATTTGCAGAAGAATACtgttttcaacataatttaattcatgaaaaataaacttcaaccacaaataaaaatatgaagaaacaacaatttgTATTGATAAACGATATGGTTACAaatttgttcctcccttgattcttctctcgatTTTCTCTATAATTCGAGagccgttagtggcgtatttctcaaaCAAGGATGATCTCTTTATCAATAGTCCATTACTTTGTAGGATATTAGAGATCCAATcttttacgaatacccatcagtttatgggatattcaagatggttgatctttttatgaatacccatgattttatgggatattcaagatacTTGTTTCAGAgaatatgttaccctttaaataggcggAATTTAGAGTTTAGGTAGAGTAgccatcaagctagatttagggtaaagtagccctaAAGAAttctaaccaaaattgaactctttttgtagagtccacaaaattttaatgtttaCAAATGCCCCCTgcttcaaggcttgtcggagtgtagacttgatgaaactcaaagatgAGTCTTGAAGTACTGCTTCAATCTTTATAATTTCGTGGCTAcagatttgcatatttgatttacgagagaagagatgaagggcagatttggtcccactgggcgtgctaatttattttcaacataatttaattcatgaaaaataaactttaaccacaaataaaaatatgaagaaacaacaatttgtattgataaacgatgtggttacaaatctgttcctcccttgattcttctctcaattttctccataatttgagGGCCATTAGTGGCATATTTCTCGAACATAGAATGATCTCTTTATCAATATTCCACCACTTTGTAGGATATTGAAGATTCAATCTTTTTACGAATACTCATCAGTTTATGGGATAATCAAGATGAttgatcttttt
The Capsicum annuum cultivar UCD-10X-F1 chromosome 6, UCD10Xv1.1, whole genome shotgun sequence DNA segment above includes these coding regions:
- the LOC107873329 gene encoding protein FIZZY-RELATED 3 isoform X1 gives rise to the protein MESITQRRKSGINLPSTMSETSLRLDTFSSPPSTKRTTTNLASSPMSNRSPRTISNLSSSPSSKSTSCSDRFIPCRSSSRLHTFGLVEKASPVKEGTNDAYSRLLKSELFGSDFDCFSSPAGTKGASSPMSPSKNMLRFKTENSGPNSPFPPSVLGHTDNFLSIEVSTPPKPPRKVPKTPHKVLDAPALQDDFYLNLVDWSSQNVLAVGLGTCVYLWTASNSRVTKLCDLGPTDSVCSVQWTREGSYISIGTSLGQVQVWDGTQCKKVRIFGGHQTRTGVLAWSSRILSSGSRDRNILQHDVRVPSDFVSKFVSHKSEVCGLKWSHDDRELASGGNDNQLLVWNQRSQQPVLKLTEHTAAVKAITWSPHQCGLLASGGGTADRCIRFWNTTNGNQLNHVDTGSQVCNLAWSRNVNEIVSTHGYSQNQIMVWKYPSMSKVATLTGHSLRVLYLAMSPDGQTIVTGAGDETLRFWNIFPSVKTPAAVKDTGLWSLGRTHIR
- the LOC107873329 gene encoding protein FIZZY-RELATED 3 isoform X4, with product MESITQRRKSGINLPSTMSETSLRLDTFSSPPSTKRTTTNLASSPMSNRSPRTISNLSSSPSSKSTSCSDRFIPCRSSSRLHTFGLVEKASPVKEGTNDAYSRLLKSELFGSDFDCFSSPAGTKGASSPMSPSKNMLRFKTENSGPNSPFPPSVLGHTDNFLSIEVSTPPKPPRKVPKTPHKVLDAPALQDDFYLNLVDWSSQNVLAVGLGTCVYLWTASNSRVTKLCDLGPTDSVCSVQWTREGSYISIGTSLGQVQVWDGTQCKKVRIFGGHQTRTGVLAWSSRILSSGSRDRNILQHDVRVPSDFVSKFVSHKSEVCGLKWSHDDRELASGGNDNQLLVWNQRSQQPVLKLTEHTAAVKAITWSPHQCGLLASGGGTADRCIRFWNTTNGNQLNHVDTGSQVCNLAWSRNVNEIVSTHGYSQNQIMVWKYPSMSKAAVKDTGLWSLGRTHIR
- the LOC107873329 gene encoding protein FIZZY-RELATED 3 isoform X2; translated protein: MESITQRRKSGINLPSTMSETSLRLDTFSSPPSTKRTTTNLASSPMSNRSPRTISNLSSSPSSKSTSCSDRFIPCRSSSRLHTFGLVEKASPVKEGTNDAYSRLLKSELFGSDFDCFSSPAGTKGASSPMSPSKNMLRFKTENSGPNSPFPPSVLGHTDNFLSIEVSTPPKPPRKVPKTPHKVLDAPALQDDFYLNLVDWSSQNVLAVGLGTCVYLWTASNSRVTKLCDLGPTDSVCSVQWTREGSYISIGTSLGQVQVWDGTQCKKVRIFGGHQTRTGVLAWSSRILSSGSRDRNILQHDVRVPSDFVSKFVSHKSEVCGLKWSHDDRELASGGNDNQLLVWNQRSQQPVLKLTEHTAAVKAITWSPHQCGLLASGGGTADRCIRFWNTTNGNQLNHVDTGSQVCNLAWSRNVNEIVSTHGYSQNQIMVWKYPSMSKTIVTGAGDETLRFWNIFPSVKTPAAVKDTGLWSLGRTHIR
- the LOC107873329 gene encoding protein FIZZY-RELATED 3 isoform X3, translated to MESITQRRKSGINLPSTMSETSLRLDTFSSPPSTKRTTTNLASSPMSNRSSSRLHTFGLVEKASPVKEGTNDAYSRLLKSELFGSDFDCFSSPAGTKGASSPMSPSKNMLRFKTENSGPNSPFPPSVLGHTDNFLSIEVSTPPKPPRKVPKTPHKVLDAPALQDDFYLNLVDWSSQNVLAVGLGTCVYLWTASNSRVTKLCDLGPTDSVCSVQWTREGSYISIGTSLGQVQVWDGTQCKKVRIFGGHQTRTGVLAWSSRILSSGSRDRNILQHDVRVPSDFVSKFVSHKSEVCGLKWSHDDRELASGGNDNQLLVWNQRSQQPVLKLTEHTAAVKAITWSPHQCGLLASGGGTADRCIRFWNTTNGNQLNHVDTGSQVCNLAWSRNVNEIVSTHGYSQNQIMVWKYPSMSKVATLTGHSLRVLYLAMSPDGQTIVTGAGDETLRFWNIFPSVKTPAAVKDTGLWSLGRTHIR